A window of Pseudomonas guangdongensis contains these coding sequences:
- the mazG gene encoding nucleoside triphosphate pyrophosphohydrolase → MYQLNDLLHLMARLRDPQHGCPWDLAQDYASIVPHTLEEAYEVADAIERGDFAHLPGELGDLLFQVVYYSQLGREEGRFDFAAVVDGITRKLIRRHPHVFPDGDLYGATGLPRLDEAAIKRRWEEIKAEERAEQASAPEQLSLLDDVPQALPALSRAAKLQKRAAQCGFDWPAPLPVVDKLHEELGEVLEAIAEGDQAHIAEEVGDLLFVAVNLARHLKVEPEAALRAANAKFERRLRFIERAVRASGRAMEDCALDELDALWGEAKRCERQGGGC, encoded by the coding sequence ATGTACCAGTTGAACGACCTGCTGCACCTGATGGCCCGCCTGCGCGACCCGCAGCACGGCTGCCCGTGGGACCTGGCGCAGGACTATGCGAGCATCGTCCCGCACACCCTGGAGGAAGCCTACGAGGTGGCCGACGCCATCGAGCGCGGCGACTTCGCCCACCTGCCGGGCGAGCTGGGCGACCTGCTGTTCCAGGTGGTCTACTACAGCCAGCTGGGCCGCGAGGAAGGGCGTTTTGACTTCGCCGCGGTGGTCGACGGCATCACCCGCAAGCTGATCCGCCGCCATCCCCACGTGTTCCCCGATGGCGACCTGTATGGCGCCACGGGTCTGCCGCGTCTCGACGAGGCGGCGATCAAGCGCCGCTGGGAGGAGATCAAGGCCGAGGAGCGCGCCGAGCAGGCCAGCGCTCCCGAGCAGCTGTCGCTGCTCGACGACGTGCCGCAGGCCTTGCCGGCGCTGTCGCGTGCCGCCAAGCTGCAGAAGCGCGCCGCGCAGTGCGGCTTCGACTGGCCGGCACCGCTGCCGGTGGTCGACAAGCTGCACGAGGAGCTGGGCGAGGTGCTCGAAGCCATCGCCGAGGGCGATCAGGCGCACATCGCCGAGGAAGTCGGCGACCTGCTGTTTGTCGCGGTCAACCTGGCCCGCCATCTCAAGGTCGAGCCCGAGGCGGCGCTGCGCGCGGCCAATGCCAAGTTCGAGCGGCGCCTGCGTTTCATCGAGCGGGCCGTGCGCGCCAGCGGCCGGGCCATGGAGGACTGCGCCCTCGACGAGCTGGACGCCCTGTGGGGCGAGGCCAAGCGCTGCGAGCGCCAGGGCGGCGGCTGTTGA
- a CDS encoding DUF2058 domain-containing protein — protein sequence MSLSLRDQLLKAGLVNEKQAKQVSKQKQKQQRLEHKGQAEKDDSQREAALKAQAEKLARDQELNRQQQEKAQKKALAAQVKQLIESSRLPRLNGEDYYNFVDDKKVKRIAVNPMLRDKLSRGTLAIARLDGKYELIPREAALKVQEREPQRIVLLNVASEVPDDEDDPYKDYVVPDDLMW from the coding sequence ATGAGTCTTTCCCTACGCGACCAGCTGCTCAAGGCAGGCCTGGTCAACGAGAAGCAGGCCAAGCAGGTCAGCAAGCAGAAGCAGAAGCAGCAGCGCCTGGAGCACAAGGGCCAGGCGGAGAAGGACGACTCGCAGCGCGAGGCGGCCCTCAAGGCGCAGGCCGAGAAGCTGGCGCGCGATCAGGAGCTGAACCGCCAGCAGCAGGAAAAGGCGCAGAAGAAGGCGCTGGCCGCGCAGGTCAAGCAGCTGATCGAGAGCTCGCGCCTGCCGCGCCTGAACGGCGAGGACTACTACAACTTCGTCGACGACAAGAAGGTCAAGCGCATCGCCGTCAACCCGATGCTGCGCGACAAGCTCAGCCGCGGCACCCTGGCCATCGCCCGGCTGGACGGCAAGTACGAGCTGATCCCCCGCGAGGCGGCGCTCAAGGTGCAGGAGCGCGAACCGCAGCGCATCGTCCTGCTCAACGTTGCCAGCGAGGTGCCGGACGACGAGGACGATCCGTACAAGGACTACGTGGTGCCCGACGACCTGATGTGGTGA
- a CDS encoding DUF3108 domain-containing protein: MRRVSLAAVFSLAALPLGAHALEPFSAQYTADWQQVPVSGTAERHLQQNADGTWSLQFKASMLVAGLSEESRFRHDNARFVPLSYRFERSGLGKSKKIAHDFDWQAKQVTGSDRGTPVQLVLKSGLLDKSTYQLALQEDVAAGKKSMSYAVLDGDEIETYDFRVLGSENVQTEVGQVEAIKVERVRDPTQTRRKTVLWFAKDWDHLLVRLHQVEKDGKEYQIMLKQGTVDGRAVKGS, from the coding sequence ATGCGCCGCGTATCGCTCGCAGCCGTTTTCAGCCTCGCCGCCCTGCCCCTCGGCGCCCATGCCCTGGAGCCGTTCAGCGCCCAGTACACCGCCGACTGGCAGCAGGTGCCGGTCAGCGGCACCGCCGAGCGCCACCTGCAGCAGAACGCCGACGGCACCTGGAGCCTGCAGTTCAAGGCCTCGATGCTGGTCGCCGGGCTCAGCGAGGAAAGCCGCTTCCGCCACGACAATGCGCGCTTCGTGCCGCTCAGCTACCGCTTCGAACGCAGCGGCCTGGGCAAGAGCAAGAAGATCGCCCACGACTTCGACTGGCAGGCCAAGCAGGTCACCGGCAGCGACCGCGGCACGCCGGTCCAGCTGGTGCTCAAGAGCGGCCTGCTCGACAAGTCCACCTATCAGCTGGCGCTGCAGGAAGACGTCGCCGCCGGCAAGAAGAGCATGAGCTACGCGGTGCTCGACGGCGACGAGATCGAGACCTACGACTTCCGCGTGCTGGGCAGCGAGAACGTGCAGACCGAAGTCGGCCAGGTCGAGGCGATCAAGGTCGAGCGCGTGCGCGACCCCACCCAGACGCGGCGCAAGACGGTGCTGTGGTTCGCCAAGGACTGGGACCATCTGCTGGTGCGCCTGCACCAGGTGGAGAAAGACGGCAAGGAGTACCAGATCATGCTCAAGCAGGGCACGGTCGACGGCCGCGCGGTCAAGGGCAGCTGA
- the purN gene encoding phosphoribosylglycinamide formyltransferase: MAQPCNVVVLISGSGSNLQALIDAIAAGLPARIGAVISNRADAYGLVRAQNAGIATAVLDHKGFDGREAFDRALIERIDAQRPDLVVLAGFMRILSAEFVRHYAGRLLNIHPSLLPRYKGLHTHQRALEAGDAEHGCSVHFVTEELDGGPLVVQAVVPVLNGDTPDSLAQRVQRGEHHIYPLAVRWFAEGRLRLGEQGVELDGQPLPASGRQIRDLPQPG, translated from the coding sequence ATGGCCCAGCCCTGCAATGTGGTGGTGCTGATCTCCGGCTCCGGCAGCAACCTGCAGGCGCTGATCGACGCCATTGCCGCCGGCCTGCCGGCGCGCATCGGTGCGGTGATCTCCAACCGCGCCGACGCCTACGGCCTGGTGCGCGCGCAGAACGCCGGGATCGCCACCGCGGTGCTCGATCACAAGGGGTTCGATGGCCGCGAGGCCTTCGACCGCGCGCTGATCGAGCGCATCGACGCCCAGCGGCCCGACCTGGTGGTGCTGGCCGGCTTCATGCGCATCCTCAGCGCCGAGTTCGTCCGCCACTACGCCGGGCGCCTGCTCAACATCCATCCCTCGCTGCTGCCTCGCTACAAGGGCCTGCACACCCACCAGCGCGCCCTGGAAGCCGGGGATGCCGAGCATGGCTGCAGCGTGCACTTCGTCACCGAGGAACTCGACGGTGGACCGCTGGTCGTACAGGCCGTGGTGCCGGTGCTGAACGGCGACACGCCGGACAGCCTGGCGCAACGCGTCCAGCGCGGCGAGCACCATATCTATCCGCTGGCCGTGCGCTGGTTCGCCGAAGGACGCCTGCGTCTGGGCGAACAGGGCGTCGAGCTGGACGGACAGCCCCTGCCGGCCAGTGGCCGGCAGATTCGCGACCTGCCGCAGCCCGGCTGA
- the purM gene encoding phosphoribosylformylglycinamidine cyclo-ligase, which produces MSKQPSLSYKDAGVDIDAGEALVERIKGVAKRTARPEVMGGLGGFGALCEIPAGYKQPVLVSGTDGVGTKLRLALNLNKHDSIGQDLVAMCVNDLVVCGAEPLFFLDYYATGKLNVDVAATVVTGIGAGCELAGCSLVGGETAEMPGMYEGEDYDLAGFCVGVVEKSEIIDGSKVAAGDALIALPSSGPHSNGYSLIRKIIEVSGADIEQTQLDGKALTELLMAPTRIYVKPLLKLIKDTGAVKAMAHITGGGLLDNIPRVLPDGAQAIIDVASWTRPAVFDWLQQQGNVDEHEMHRVLNCGVGMVICVAQEQVEAVLANLRASGEQPWVIGQIASAGEGAERVVLNNLKAH; this is translated from the coding sequence ATGAGCAAGCAACCCTCCCTGAGCTACAAGGACGCCGGTGTAGACATCGATGCTGGTGAAGCACTGGTCGAACGCATCAAAGGCGTGGCCAAGCGCACCGCGCGCCCTGAAGTGATGGGCGGTCTGGGCGGCTTCGGCGCGCTCTGCGAGATCCCCGCCGGCTACAAGCAGCCGGTGCTGGTTTCCGGCACCGACGGCGTCGGCACCAAGCTGCGCCTGGCGCTGAACCTCAACAAGCACGACAGCATCGGCCAGGATCTGGTGGCCATGTGCGTCAACGACCTGGTGGTGTGCGGCGCCGAGCCGCTGTTCTTCCTCGACTACTACGCCACCGGCAAGCTCAACGTCGACGTGGCCGCCACCGTGGTCACCGGCATCGGCGCCGGCTGCGAACTGGCCGGCTGCTCGCTGGTCGGCGGCGAGACCGCCGAGATGCCCGGCATGTACGAGGGCGAGGACTACGACCTGGCCGGCTTCTGCGTCGGCGTGGTGGAGAAGAGCGAGATCATCGACGGCTCGAAGGTCGCCGCCGGCGACGCGCTGATCGCCCTGCCCTCCTCCGGCCCGCACTCCAACGGCTACTCGCTGATCCGCAAGATCATCGAAGTCTCCGGCGCCGACATCGAGCAGACCCAGCTCGACGGCAAGGCCCTGACCGAGCTGCTGATGGCGCCGACGCGCATCTACGTCAAACCGCTGCTCAAGCTGATCAAGGACACCGGCGCGGTCAAGGCCATGGCCCACATCACCGGCGGCGGCCTGCTCGACAACATCCCGCGCGTGCTGCCGGATGGCGCCCAGGCGATCATCGACGTGGCCAGCTGGACCCGCCCGGCGGTGTTCGACTGGCTGCAGCAGCAGGGCAACGTCGACGAGCACGAGATGCACCGCGTGCTCAACTGCGGCGTCGGCATGGTCATCTGCGTGGCCCAGGAGCAGGTCGAAGCCGTCCTGGCCAACCTGCGCGCCAGCGGCGAGCAGCCGTGGGTGATCGGCCAGATCGCCAGCGCCGGCGAAGGCGCCGAGCGCGTCGTGCTGAACAACCTGAAGGCGCACTGA
- a CDS encoding DUF2066 domain-containing protein has product MRTTLRLLAFCLSCSVLSAVAAQVEGLHEVREPVASQEAGERSAAMARALQSLVVRLTGDRRSAADPRLQPLLADPQQLVQQFVYEPGEPVTLAVVFDPVLTERALREAGLSLWHVNRPQVLAWWLEEETAGNRLLAEDQPAAEALRQAARQRGVPLGLPLGDLQEQLLATPQVLAGSQIQALREASEGYAADALLTVLARPGEADWQLWLGEERQSGSVRGASREALADGVLLEVAERLAARFAAGAGAQSLTLEVQGSDLARFASLERLLEPFGAQLREVQGDRLVYRLQGTPAQVRAQLQLGRLHELPADVPAATGQPLQVPAASGERLRFAW; this is encoded by the coding sequence ATGCGCACGACTCTCCGCCTGTTAGCCTTCTGCCTGTCCTGTAGCGTCCTGAGTGCCGTGGCGGCGCAGGTCGAGGGGCTTCACGAGGTGCGCGAGCCGGTCGCCTCCCAGGAGGCCGGCGAGCGCTCGGCGGCCATGGCCCGCGCGCTGCAGTCCTTGGTGGTGCGCCTGACCGGCGACCGCCGCAGCGCCGCCGATCCGCGCCTGCAGCCGCTGCTGGCCGACCCCCAGCAACTGGTCCAGCAGTTCGTCTACGAACCGGGTGAGCCGGTGACCCTGGCGGTGGTGTTCGATCCGGTGCTGACCGAGCGCGCCCTGCGCGAGGCCGGGCTGAGCCTCTGGCACGTCAACCGGCCGCAGGTGCTGGCCTGGTGGCTGGAGGAGGAAACCGCCGGCAATCGCCTGCTGGCCGAGGATCAGCCCGCCGCCGAGGCGCTGCGCCAGGCCGCGCGTCAGCGTGGCGTGCCGCTCGGCCTGCCGCTGGGCGACCTGCAGGAGCAGCTGCTGGCCACCCCGCAGGTGCTCGCCGGCAGCCAGATCCAGGCCCTGCGCGAGGCTTCCGAGGGCTACGCCGCCGACGCGCTGCTGACGGTGCTGGCGCGTCCCGGCGAGGCCGACTGGCAGCTGTGGCTGGGCGAGGAGCGGCAGAGCGGCAGTGTCCGCGGCGCCAGTCGCGAGGCGCTGGCCGATGGCGTGCTGCTGGAGGTCGCCGAGCGTCTGGCGGCGCGCTTCGCCGCCGGCGCCGGGGCGCAGAGCCTGACCCTCGAAGTGCAGGGCAGCGACCTGGCGCGCTTCGCCAGCCTGGAGCGCCTGCTCGAACCCTTCGGTGCGCAACTGCGCGAGGTGCAGGGCGACCGCCTGGTCTACCGCCTGCAGGGCACGCCGGCGCAGGTGCGCGCCCAGCTGCAACTGGGCCGCCTGCACGAACTGCCGGCCGACGTACCGGCCGCTACCGGCCAGCCCTTGCAGGTGCCGGCCGCCTCCGGCGAGCGCCTGCGCTTCGCCTGGTAA
- a CDS encoding AI-2E family transporter produces the protein MNDSRTWLGLAALLLLGWLVYQLQPVLMPFLVGTLLAYLGDPLVDRLQERGLSRTWGVVAVFALFGLIVLAMLLVLLPLLGRQLLRLYELAPQAIDWLQLHALPWLQAQLGLRADFWQLAQLKTLLAEHLGQTTDIAQMLLARVTSSSLALLAWLGNLLLIPVVGFYLLRDWDLMLARLRTLLPRRREGLVVVLVGECHEVLGAFLRGQLLVMLALALVYAAGLSLLGLELGLLIGLLAGLASIVPYMGFAIGIVAALLAALFQFGLEWYPLLGVLAVFTVGQLLEGMWLTPLLVGDRIGLHPVAVIFAILAGGQLFGFTGVLLALPVAAVIMVLLRHVHDFYKLSALYGVSDGDSQESSESP, from the coding sequence ATGAACGATTCGCGCACCTGGCTGGGCCTGGCGGCCCTGCTGTTGCTGGGCTGGCTGGTCTACCAGTTGCAGCCGGTGCTGATGCCTTTCCTGGTCGGCACCCTGCTGGCCTATCTGGGCGATCCGCTGGTCGACCGCCTGCAGGAACGCGGCCTGTCGCGGACCTGGGGCGTGGTGGCGGTGTTCGCCCTGTTCGGCCTGATCGTGCTGGCCATGCTGCTGGTGCTGCTGCCGCTGCTCGGCCGCCAGCTGCTGCGCCTCTACGAGCTGGCGCCGCAGGCCATCGACTGGCTGCAGCTGCACGCGCTGCCCTGGCTGCAGGCGCAACTGGGCCTGCGCGCCGACTTCTGGCAGCTCGCCCAGCTCAAGACGCTGCTGGCCGAACACCTCGGCCAGACCACCGACATCGCCCAGATGCTGCTGGCGCGGGTCACCTCGTCGAGCCTGGCGCTGCTCGCCTGGCTGGGCAACCTGCTGCTGATCCCGGTGGTCGGCTTCTACCTGCTGCGCGACTGGGACCTGATGCTGGCGCGCCTGCGCACGCTGCTGCCGCGCCGCCGCGAGGGGCTGGTGGTGGTGCTGGTCGGCGAATGCCACGAGGTGCTCGGCGCCTTCCTGCGCGGTCAGTTGCTGGTGATGCTGGCGCTGGCGCTGGTCTACGCCGCCGGGCTGAGTCTGCTGGGCCTGGAGCTGGGCCTGCTGATCGGCCTGCTCGCCGGGCTGGCCAGCATCGTGCCGTACATGGGCTTCGCGATCGGCATCGTCGCCGCCCTGCTGGCCGCGCTGTTCCAGTTCGGCCTGGAGTGGTATCCGCTGCTCGGCGTGCTCGCGGTGTTCACCGTCGGCCAGCTGCTCGAAGGCATGTGGCTGACCCCGCTGCTGGTGGGCGACCGCATCGGCCTGCATCCGGTGGCGGTGATCTTCGCCATCCTCGCCGGCGGCCAGCTGTTCGGCTTCACCGGCGTGCTGCTGGCCTTGCCGGTGGCGGCGGTGATCATGGTGCTGCTGCGCCATGTACACGACTTCTATAAACTGTCGGCTCTTTACGGAGTGTCGGATGGCGATTCGCAGGAGTCGTCGGAGTCCCCATGA
- the hda gene encoding DnaA regulatory inactivator Hda, which yields MKPIQLPLGVRLRDDATFANYYPGANAAALGYVERMCETDADWAENLIYLWGAADVGRSHLLQAACLRMEQFGGRAVYLPLDAVAMYGPQLLDNLEQCDLVCIDGVDLVAGHPTWEEALFHLFNRLRDAGRRLLLSASAPPREVPIKLPDLKSRLTLALVFQLHGLTDDEKLRALQLRASRRGLHLNDEVGRFILTRGSRSMSALFDLLDQLDHASLQAQRKLTIPFLKETLGW from the coding sequence ATGAAACCGATCCAGCTGCCTCTGGGTGTGCGCCTGCGCGACGACGCCACCTTCGCCAACTACTATCCCGGCGCCAACGCGGCCGCCCTGGGGTACGTCGAGCGCATGTGCGAAACCGATGCCGACTGGGCGGAAAACCTCATCTACCTTTGGGGCGCCGCCGATGTCGGGCGCAGCCACCTGCTGCAGGCCGCCTGCCTGCGCATGGAACAGTTCGGCGGCCGCGCGGTGTACCTGCCGCTGGACGCCGTGGCCATGTACGGCCCGCAACTGCTCGACAACCTGGAGCAGTGCGACCTGGTGTGCATCGACGGGGTCGATCTGGTCGCCGGCCACCCGACCTGGGAGGAGGCGCTGTTCCACCTGTTCAACCGCCTGCGCGATGCCGGCCGGCGCCTGCTGCTGTCGGCCTCGGCGCCGCCGCGCGAGGTGCCGATCAAGCTGCCCGACCTCAAGTCGCGCCTGACCCTGGCGCTGGTCTTCCAGCTCCACGGCCTGACCGACGACGAGAAGCTGCGCGCCCTGCAGCTGCGCGCCTCGCGCCGCGGCCTGCACCTCAACGACGAGGTCGGGCGCTTCATCCTCACCCGCGGCTCGCGCAGCATGAGCGCGCTGTTCGATCTGCTCGACCAGCTCGACCACGCCTCGCTGCAGGCCCAGCGCAAGCTGACCATCCCCTTCCTCAAGGAAACCCTCGGCTGGTAG
- the pyk gene encoding pyruvate kinase, translating to MPFRRTKIVATLGPSSSSTPVLEQLILAGMDVARLNFSHGSPEEHKARARLVRELAAKHGRHVALLGDLQGPKIRIAKFAGKRIELQQGDEFRFSITHPRDAGTQNVVGIDYPDLVKDCKVGDELLLDDGRVIMQVEQVTATELLCRVTVGGPLSDHKGINRRGGGLTAPALTDKDKADIKLAAEMELDYLAVSFPRDAADMEYARRLRDEAGSDAWLVAKIERAEAVADDEALDGLIRASDGVMVARGDLGVEIGDAELVGIQKKIIAHARRLNKFVITATQMMESMIHSPMPTRAEVSDVANAALDYTDAVMLSAESAAGDYPVEAVKAMARVCLGAEKHPTSQKSGHRMGLTFERCDESIALAAMYTANHFPGVKAIIALTESGYTPLIMSRIRSSVPIFAYSPHRATQARVAMFRGVQTVPFDAAALPAEQVSQAAVNELLKRGVVEPGDWVIMSKGDSYDTIGGTNTLKILHVGEQLV from the coding sequence ATGCCTTTCCGCCGTACCAAGATCGTCGCCACGCTCGGCCCGTCCAGCAGCTCCACCCCCGTGCTGGAGCAGCTGATCCTCGCCGGCATGGATGTCGCCCGTCTCAACTTCTCCCACGGCAGCCCCGAGGAGCACAAGGCCCGCGCCCGGCTGGTGCGCGAACTGGCCGCCAAGCACGGCCGCCATGTCGCCCTGCTCGGCGACCTGCAGGGACCGAAGATCCGCATCGCCAAGTTCGCCGGCAAGCGCATCGAGCTGCAGCAGGGCGACGAGTTCCGCTTCTCCATCACCCACCCGCGCGACGCCGGCACCCAGAACGTGGTCGGCATCGACTACCCGGATCTGGTCAAGGACTGTAAGGTCGGCGACGAGCTGCTGCTCGACGACGGCCGGGTGATCATGCAGGTCGAGCAGGTCACCGCCACCGAGCTGCTGTGCCGGGTCACCGTCGGCGGCCCGCTGTCCGACCACAAGGGCATCAACCGCCGCGGCGGCGGCCTGACCGCGCCGGCGCTGACCGACAAGGACAAGGCCGACATCAAGCTGGCCGCCGAGATGGAGCTGGACTACCTGGCCGTCTCCTTCCCGCGCGACGCCGCCGACATGGAATACGCCCGCCGCCTGCGCGACGAGGCCGGCAGCGACGCCTGGCTGGTGGCCAAGATCGAGCGCGCCGAGGCAGTGGCCGACGACGAGGCGCTGGACGGCCTGATCCGCGCCAGCGACGGGGTGATGGTCGCCCGCGGCGATCTGGGCGTGGAGATCGGCGATGCCGAGCTGGTCGGCATCCAGAAGAAGATCATTGCCCACGCCCGCCGCCTCAACAAGTTCGTGATCACCGCCACGCAAATGATGGAGTCGATGATCCACAGTCCGATGCCGACCCGCGCCGAGGTGTCCGACGTGGCCAACGCCGCGCTGGACTACACCGACGCGGTGATGCTCTCGGCGGAAAGCGCCGCCGGCGACTATCCGGTGGAAGCGGTCAAGGCCATGGCGCGGGTCTGCCTCGGCGCCGAGAAGCACCCGACCAGCCAGAAGTCCGGCCATCGCATGGGCCTGACCTTCGAGCGCTGCGACGAGAGCATCGCCCTGGCCGCCATGTACACAGCCAACCACTTCCCCGGCGTCAAGGCGATCATCGCCCTCACCGAAAGCGGCTACACCCCGCTGATCATGTCGCGTATCCGCTCCTCGGTGCCGATCTTCGCCTACTCGCCGCACCGCGCCACTCAGGCGCGCGTGGCGATGTTCCGCGGCGTGCAGACCGTGCCCTTCGACGCCGCCGCCCTGCCGGCGGAGCAGGTCAGCCAAGCGGCGGTCAACGAGCTGCTCAAGCGCGGCGTGGTCGAGCCGGGCGACTGGGTGATCATGAGCAAGGGCGACAGCTACGACACCATCGGCGGCACCAATACCCTGAAGATCCTCCACGTCGGCGAACAACTGGTCTGA
- a CDS encoding universal stress protein, whose product MHLQQLLVVIDPTQPQQPALERAAWIARRSGAALELLICEFHGALDGGALFDRSTLEKARASLLEQRRDWLERLAEPLRQEGLKVGIEARWGKPLYKMIDARVAELRPDLVLKTAHSHGLLQRLLLSNSSWQLIRHCPAPLWLVKPDREWQGRRLAAALDPTHSADKPASLDRLLIDCTQALGKALGLEDHYLHSYAPLPRTLVFDAELVADYEYYVERTGARHREAFDALLGQYPIAAPRRHLLQGFAEEALPQFVTDNGIDLLVMGAIARGHLDTALIGHTAERVLEAVDCDLLVIKPVASASQ is encoded by the coding sequence ATGCACCTTCAGCAGCTCCTGGTCGTCATCGACCCCACCCAGCCCCAGCAGCCGGCCCTCGAACGCGCCGCGTGGATCGCCCGGCGCAGCGGCGCGGCCCTCGAACTGCTGATCTGCGAGTTCCACGGCGCCCTCGACGGCGGCGCGCTGTTCGACCGCAGCACCCTGGAGAAGGCCCGCGCGTCGCTGCTGGAGCAGCGCCGCGACTGGCTCGAACGGCTCGCCGAGCCGCTGCGCCAGGAAGGCCTCAAGGTCGGCATCGAGGCCCGCTGGGGCAAGCCGCTGTACAAGATGATCGATGCGCGGGTCGCGGAGCTGCGCCCCGATCTGGTGCTCAAGACCGCCCACAGCCACGGCCTGCTGCAGCGCCTGCTGCTCAGCAACAGCAGCTGGCAGCTGATCCGCCACTGCCCGGCGCCGCTGTGGCTGGTCAAGCCCGACCGCGAGTGGCAGGGCCGGCGCCTGGCCGCCGCCCTCGACCCGACCCACAGCGCCGACAAGCCGGCCAGCCTCGACCGCCTGCTGATCGACTGCACCCAGGCGCTGGGCAAGGCGCTCGGACTGGAGGATCATTACCTGCACAGCTATGCGCCGCTGCCGCGCACCCTGGTGTTCGACGCCGAGCTGGTGGCCGACTACGAGTACTATGTGGAACGTACCGGCGCCCGCCACCGCGAGGCCTTCGACGCCCTGCTCGGCCAGTACCCGATCGCCGCGCCGCGCCGCCACCTGCTGCAGGGCTTCGCCGAAGAGGCGCTGCCGCAGTTCGTCACCGACAACGGCATCGACCTGCTGGTGATGGGCGCCATCGCCCGCGGCCATCTGGATACCGCGCTGATCGGCCATACCGCCGAGCGAGTGCTCGAAGCGGTCGACTGCGACCTGCTGGTGATCAAGCCGGTCGCCAGCGCCAGCCAGTGA
- a CDS encoding DUF58 domain-containing protein: MRPAPALLVLLAALLLAALALGSARALDAAPAAFAAPAWWSALALLALLAGGDALALRRRPSPRLQRRLPASLAQDRWSEASLRVEPMARPPRWLQLFDGVPTELEFRQLPQRLRLAPDQAGELRYGLRPRERGAAQFVCCEVLLPSPLGLWQARRRLPLPDRRRVLPDLSRLQRGALHAAAPGLGGVGVAVQPRRGSGREFHQLREFRDGDSLRQIDWKATARKRQPVAREYREERDQQIVLLLDGGRRMRSRDGPRSHFDHSLEACLQLADAALAQGDALGVQVFGAARDCRLAPGKGPRQWAALLDALHDLQPGRLPGDYLGAAAELLAGQQRRALVVLVSNLCEEDEAQLPQAAAQIAARHRLLIVSLREAVVERSLRQTVNGYNEALGYCGAVEHAASRAALHARLGAQGLPVLDVAPAALGPALLDRYLQWKASGRG, translated from the coding sequence ATGAGACCGGCGCCGGCGCTCCTCGTCCTGCTCGCCGCGCTGCTGCTGGCGGCCCTCGCCCTCGGCAGCGCCCGTGCTCTCGATGCGGCGCCCGCGGCCTTCGCGGCGCCGGCCTGGTGGAGCGCGCTGGCCCTGCTCGCCCTGCTTGCCGGCGGCGACGCCCTGGCCCTGCGCCGCCGGCCCTCGCCCCGCCTGCAGCGCCGGCTGCCGGCCAGCCTGGCCCAGGATCGCTGGAGCGAGGCGAGCCTGCGGGTCGAGCCCATGGCGCGCCCGCCGCGCTGGCTGCAACTGTTCGACGGGGTGCCGACGGAGCTGGAGTTTCGCCAGCTGCCGCAACGCCTGCGCCTGGCACCCGATCAGGCCGGCGAGCTGCGCTACGGGCTGCGCCCGCGCGAGCGCGGCGCCGCCCAGTTCGTCTGCTGCGAAGTGCTGCTGCCCTCGCCGCTGGGACTCTGGCAGGCCCGCCGCCGGCTGCCGCTGCCCGACCGGCGACGCGTGCTGCCCGACCTGTCCCGCCTGCAGCGCGGCGCCCTGCACGCTGCCGCGCCCGGCCTGGGCGGGGTCGGCGTGGCGGTGCAACCCAGGCGTGGCAGCGGTCGCGAGTTCCATCAGCTGCGCGAGTTCCGCGACGGCGACAGCCTGCGGCAGATCGACTGGAAAGCCACCGCCCGCAAGCGCCAGCCGGTGGCGCGCGAGTACCGCGAGGAGCGCGACCAGCAGATCGTCCTGCTGCTCGACGGCGGCCGGCGCATGCGCAGCCGCGACGGCCCGCGCAGCCATTTCGACCACAGCCTGGAGGCCTGCCTGCAGCTCGCCGACGCCGCGCTGGCCCAGGGCGACGCGCTCGGCGTGCAGGTCTTCGGCGCCGCGCGGGACTGCCGGCTGGCTCCCGGCAAGGGCCCGCGCCAGTGGGCCGCGCTGCTCGATGCGCTCCACGACCTGCAGCCGGGACGCCTGCCGGGCGACTACCTGGGCGCCGCCGCCGAGCTGCTCGCCGGCCAGCAGCGCCGCGCCCTGGTGGTACTGGTCAGCAACCTGTGCGAGGAGGACGAGGCGCAACTGCCCCAGGCGGCGGCGCAGATCGCCGCCCGGCATCGCCTGCTGATCGTCAGCCTGCGCGAGGCGGTGGTCGAGCGCAGCCTGCGCCAGACGGTGAACGGCTACAACGAGGCGCTCGGCTACTGCGGCGCCGTCGAGCATGCCGCCAGCCGCGCCGCCCTGCACGCGCGCCTCGGCGCCCAGGGCCTGCCGGTGCTCGACGTCGCGCCCGCAGCGCTGGGGCCGGCGCTGCTCGATCGCTACCTGCAGTGGAAAGCCAGCGGTCGCGGCTGA